The following are from one region of the Sandaracinus amylolyticus genome:
- a CDS encoding LysR family transcriptional regulator: MATIPFLQLQAFLAVARAQSFSGAARELGVSRSAVSQSVRQLEEELGVVLVARTTRSVALTDAGRRLLDAVGPAFAQTRAALDEVAAKPGEVVGRVRLTVPRAAFDFVIEPVLPTFRERHPRIQLEIIFEDRRVDIVREGYDAGIRLSEFVERDMVSVRLTDAFRFVVVGAPSYLEKHGAPQRPEDLLHHECLTFRSETTGSLYAWELERGRKTWRIPVRGSVVTNEGLFCIRWAEQGLGLSYMYEPLVAEQIRTGRLVRVLEPYAASVPGFFLYYPSRTQRSEPLRLFIETVREHAAQHTAAAKSKSSR, from the coding sequence GTGGCCACGATTCCCTTCCTCCAGCTCCAGGCGTTCCTCGCCGTCGCTCGAGCGCAGAGCTTCAGCGGCGCGGCGCGCGAGCTCGGCGTCTCACGCTCGGCCGTGAGCCAGAGCGTGCGGCAGCTGGAAGAAGAGCTGGGCGTGGTCCTCGTCGCACGCACGACTCGGAGCGTGGCGCTCACCGACGCCGGACGTCGCCTGCTCGATGCCGTGGGCCCTGCCTTCGCACAGACACGTGCGGCGCTCGACGAGGTCGCGGCGAAGCCTGGCGAGGTGGTCGGGCGTGTGCGGTTGACGGTGCCGAGAGCGGCCTTCGACTTCGTGATCGAGCCGGTGCTCCCGACGTTCCGTGAGCGTCATCCCCGCATCCAGCTCGAGATCATCTTCGAGGATCGACGTGTGGACATCGTCCGCGAGGGCTACGACGCGGGGATTCGATTGAGTGAGTTCGTCGAGCGCGACATGGTGAGTGTCCGGCTCACCGATGCATTTCGGTTCGTCGTCGTCGGCGCGCCCAGCTACCTCGAGAAGCACGGTGCTCCGCAGCGCCCCGAGGATCTCCTCCATCACGAGTGCCTCACCTTCCGCTCGGAGACGACGGGGTCGCTCTACGCATGGGAGCTCGAGCGGGGTCGGAAGACCTGGCGCATCCCGGTTCGAGGCTCGGTGGTCACGAACGAGGGTCTCTTCTGCATCCGATGGGCAGAGCAGGGACTGGGGCTCTCGTACATGTACGAACCGCTCGTCGCCGAGCAGATCCGCACGGGGCGACTCGTACGCGTGCTCGAGCCCTATGCGGCGTCGGTCCCCGGGTTCTTCCTCTATTACCCGAGTCGCACGCAGCGCTCCGAGCCGCTCCGGCTGTTCATCGAGACGGTTCGCGAGCATGCCGCCCAACACACGGCCGCCGCGAAGAGCAAATCATCGCGCTGA
- a CDS encoding TetR/AcrR family transcriptional regulator, translating into MATRKTGKTSARARVPPDARRRQLIDEASRLLTEEGLDSLQISSLAERAGVSRPLVYRMFPTRQALVRAVLDDFNDAIDRRFHRALLRALPAGTIESITTAFIDASCDVIEEKGAGPWLLLDARGSDPDIARISREAFTHLLGPWQEQLATFTGTSAKRAANDLWIIVAAGRAALWGWIDGSISRADAVADATRAVSALVAAFGAPRGASAPRAKAQESSSARPRRRAK; encoded by the coding sequence ATGGCGACGCGGAAGACCGGCAAGACCTCGGCGCGCGCACGTGTGCCGCCCGACGCACGGAGGCGTCAGCTCATCGACGAAGCCTCGCGCCTCCTCACCGAGGAGGGCCTCGACAGCCTCCAGATCAGCTCGCTCGCCGAGCGCGCCGGAGTCTCGCGCCCGCTCGTCTATCGCATGTTCCCGACGCGCCAGGCGCTCGTGCGCGCGGTCCTCGACGACTTCAACGACGCGATCGATCGGCGCTTCCACCGAGCGCTCCTGCGCGCGCTTCCGGCGGGCACCATCGAGAGCATCACGACGGCGTTCATCGATGCGAGCTGCGACGTGATCGAGGAGAAGGGCGCCGGTCCCTGGCTCCTGCTCGACGCGCGCGGGAGCGACCCCGACATCGCGCGCATCTCACGCGAGGCGTTCACGCACCTGCTCGGGCCGTGGCAGGAGCAGCTCGCGACCTTCACCGGCACCAGCGCGAAGCGCGCCGCGAACGACCTCTGGATCATCGTCGCCGCCGGACGCGCTGCGCTGTGGGGATGGATCGACGGCTCCATCTCGCGCGCCGATGCCGTCGCGGATGCGACGCGCGCCGTCAGCGCGCTGGTCGCCGCGTTCGGAGCACCCCGCGGCGCATCCGCACCGCGCGCCAAGGCGCAGGAATCATCGAGCGCTCGCCCGCGGCGGCGGGCGAAGTGA
- the fba gene encoding class II fructose-bisphosphate aldolase (catalyzes the reversible aldol condensation of dihydroxyacetonephosphate and glyceraldehyde 3-phosphate in the Calvin cycle, glycolysis, and/or gluconeogenesis), with amino-acid sequence MAFISLRQLLNHAAERGYAVPAFNVNNLEQVQAVMSAAAETGSPVILQASAGARAYAGEPFLRHLALAAVEAYPDIPVVLHQDHGASPAVCAASIRSGFTSVMMDGSLMTDMKTPATFEYNVEVTAKVVAMAHAVGVSVEGELGCLGSLETGRAGEEDGSGAEGQLSRDALLTDPAQAVEFVRRTRVDALAVAVGTSHGAYKFTREPSDDVLAIGRIAEIHARVPETPLVMHGSSSVPQEWLDVIREFGGEIGETYGVPVERIQEAIRHGVRKVNVDTDIRLAMTGAIRRSLVERPTEFDPRKYLKAAMEAARSICRARFEAFGSAGQAHKIRPVPLERLAQQYRA; translated from the coding sequence ATGGCATTCATCTCCCTACGTCAGTTGCTGAATCATGCGGCCGAGCGCGGCTACGCGGTCCCTGCGTTCAACGTCAACAACCTCGAGCAGGTCCAGGCCGTGATGTCCGCTGCGGCCGAGACTGGCAGTCCCGTGATCCTCCAGGCGTCGGCGGGAGCACGCGCGTATGCGGGCGAGCCCTTTCTACGGCATCTGGCGCTCGCAGCGGTGGAGGCATATCCGGACATCCCGGTCGTGCTCCATCAAGACCATGGCGCGAGCCCCGCCGTGTGCGCGGCATCGATCCGGTCGGGGTTCACCTCGGTCATGATGGACGGCTCGCTCATGACCGACATGAAGACGCCGGCCACGTTCGAGTACAACGTCGAGGTCACGGCGAAAGTCGTGGCCATGGCGCACGCGGTGGGAGTGTCGGTCGAGGGAGAGCTCGGGTGCCTCGGCTCGCTCGAGACCGGCCGCGCGGGCGAGGAGGATGGCTCCGGCGCCGAGGGCCAGTTGTCGCGCGATGCGTTGTTGACGGATCCGGCGCAAGCCGTCGAGTTCGTCCGCAGGACGAGGGTGGACGCGCTCGCGGTGGCGGTCGGCACCTCGCACGGCGCGTACAAGTTCACGCGCGAGCCGAGCGATGACGTGCTCGCGATCGGCCGGATCGCGGAGATCCACGCGCGGGTCCCGGAGACGCCGTTGGTGATGCACGGCTCGAGCTCGGTTCCGCAAGAATGGTTGGACGTGATCCGGGAGTTCGGAGGCGAGATCGGAGAGACCTACGGAGTTCCCGTCGAGCGCATCCAGGAGGCCATTCGGCACGGTGTGCGGAAGGTCAATGTCGATACCGACATTCGTCTCGCGATGACGGGTGCGATTCGCCGTAGTCTCGTCGAGAGACCCACCGAGTTCGATCCGCGCAAATACCTCAAAGCCGCGATGGAGGCAGCGCGCAGCATCTGCAGAGCGCGCTTCGAAGCCTTCGGCTCGGCAGGTCAGGCGCACAAGATCCGCCCGGTTCCGCTCGAGCGACTCGCCCAACAATACCGCGCCTGA
- a CDS encoding acetate/propionate family kinase encodes MTSVHQVRLLLVNTGSSSVKLAVWRDGRIVSSRRASRDAVVDLAEFVAPHGAIDAVVHRVVHAGDVQRHAFFTPDVEAAVRDASPLAPLHNPAALRYLAAARIAFGPNVPQLAAVDTAFFHDLPDHAATYALASELGPIRRYGFHGLAHSYMSRRARELPARPRRLVTLQLGAGCSATAILDGRALDTSMGFSPSEGLVMASRSGDVDPGLLIHLLRARGCSADQLDHWINQRGGLLGVCGHDAMPDVLRLAASGDGRAVLALELYCHRLRKIIGAYAAVLGGLDAVVFGGGVGENAAEIRERILGPLAWLGLELDRARNAASPVDRAITAPGSRASAWVVQVDEADEMARVATALLDV; translated from the coding sequence ATGACGAGCGTCCACCAGGTACGCTTGCTGTTGGTCAACACGGGGAGCTCGTCGGTCAAGCTCGCGGTGTGGCGCGATGGGCGGATCGTGAGCTCGCGGCGCGCGTCTCGGGACGCCGTCGTCGATCTCGCGGAATTCGTGGCACCTCACGGAGCGATCGACGCCGTCGTCCATCGCGTCGTGCACGCAGGCGACGTGCAGAGGCACGCGTTCTTCACTCCGGACGTGGAAGCTGCCGTGCGCGACGCGAGCCCGCTCGCGCCACTCCACAATCCCGCGGCGCTCCGCTATCTCGCAGCGGCTCGGATCGCCTTCGGGCCGAACGTGCCGCAGCTCGCGGCGGTCGACACCGCGTTCTTCCACGACCTTCCCGATCACGCGGCGACCTACGCGCTCGCGTCCGAGCTCGGGCCCATACGCCGCTACGGGTTCCACGGGCTGGCGCATTCCTACATGAGTCGGCGAGCCCGGGAGCTGCCCGCGAGACCCCGACGCCTCGTCACTCTCCAGCTCGGTGCGGGCTGCTCGGCGACTGCGATCCTCGATGGCAGAGCGCTCGATACGTCGATGGGGTTCTCGCCGTCCGAAGGGCTCGTGATGGCCAGTCGTTCCGGCGACGTGGATCCTGGTTTGCTCATCCACCTCCTGCGCGCACGCGGCTGTTCGGCGGACCAGCTCGACCATTGGATCAACCAGCGAGGTGGCCTGCTCGGCGTCTGTGGCCATGACGCGATGCCCGACGTCCTGCGACTGGCGGCGAGCGGTGATGGCCGCGCCGTTCTCGCGCTCGAGCTCTACTGCCATCGACTGCGCAAGATCATCGGCGCGTACGCGGCAGTGCTCGGCGGGCTCGATGCGGTCGTGTTCGGCGGTGGTGTCGGAGAGAATGCCGCCGAGATTCGTGAGCGGATCCTCGGGCCCCTCGCGTGGCTCGGTCTCGAGCTCGACCGTGCTCGGAACGCCGCGAGCCCGGTGGATCGAGCGATCACGGCCCCCGGGAGCCGCGCCTCCGCGTGGGTCGTCCAGGTCGACGAGGCCGACGAGATGGCGCGAGTCGCCACGGCGCTCCTCGACGTCTGA
- a CDS encoding sterol desaturase family protein — MTRAHWIERLVFAVLVLAGLLCPQGPARFYGAMVIAFVGITCVLLPGAALFTWLSERSPSRLQGPRRLPTFAWRGTKDTLGATLVASCLLAWPLARLRAGEPTGLVWTLEEAGGLGTVVLGNLFALVALDAWLYWKHRLLHTRWLFPFHRAHHGYRDPTSYSSFAVGAVESLLTFFPIVLLAFPWAPHYAPVYFALVAGFVTLNLYLHCGAQSRLVEAVLPRLWLNTSAFHNRHHADASVNFGEALILWDHLMGTREAARLDQAKSASSP; from the coding sequence ATGACGCGTGCGCACTGGATCGAGCGGCTCGTGTTCGCGGTGCTGGTGCTGGCCGGGCTGCTCTGCCCGCAGGGACCCGCGCGCTTCTACGGCGCGATGGTGATCGCGTTCGTCGGCATCACCTGCGTCCTGCTCCCAGGCGCGGCGCTCTTCACGTGGCTCTCGGAGCGGAGCCCGTCGCGGCTGCAGGGCCCGAGGCGACTGCCGACCTTCGCGTGGCGCGGGACGAAGGACACGCTCGGCGCGACGCTGGTCGCATCGTGCCTGTTGGCGTGGCCGCTCGCGCGCCTCCGGGCGGGTGAGCCAACCGGCCTCGTGTGGACGCTCGAGGAGGCAGGCGGGCTCGGCACGGTGGTGCTCGGCAATCTGTTCGCGCTGGTGGCGCTCGACGCGTGGCTCTACTGGAAGCACCGGCTCCTGCACACGCGGTGGCTCTTCCCGTTCCACCGCGCGCACCACGGCTATCGCGACCCCACGTCGTACTCGTCGTTCGCGGTGGGCGCGGTCGAGTCCTTGCTGACGTTCTTTCCGATCGTCCTGCTCGCGTTCCCGTGGGCACCGCACTACGCGCCGGTGTACTTCGCGCTGGTGGCCGGCTTCGTGACGCTGAACCTCTATCTGCACTGCGGCGCGCAGTCGAGGCTGGTGGAGGCGGTGCTGCCGAGGCTGTGGCTGAACACGTCTGCGTTCCACAACCGCCATCACGCCGATGCGAGCGTGAACTTCGGTGAAGCGCTGATCCTGTGGGACCACCTGATGGGCACTCGCGAAGCCGCGCGACTCGATCAGGCGAAGAGCGCCTCGTCACCCTGA
- a CDS encoding alpha/beta hydrolase: protein MSTKSDVAEEARDESLGVDTGRRHFLKVAGAGAAVLGALPLGSRRARAQDGLAWDKTFPRSALVSHEKVAFYNRLGIHLVADLYVPRSLDRRTRASAIVVGHPYGGVKEQTSGLYAQRMAERGFVTIAFDASYNGESGGQPRSIASAEAFVEDFSAAIDYLGASPFVDRNRIGVIGICGSGGFGLAAAEIDPRIKAIATVSMYDIGQATRQGLAERLNRAELTRALETIAAQRWAEVDGGRRAMVIGTPEVITDGSSAIEREFFDYYRTPRGHHPRSTTAMSLTSGAAMSLFWSFEHLDWISPRPVLFITGDRAHSRLFSEHAFRRASEPKELYVVPGAGHVDLYDRVGLIPWDKLTSFFDAHLG, encoded by the coding sequence ATGAGCACGAAGTCCGACGTGGCCGAAGAGGCGCGAGACGAATCCCTTGGGGTGGACACGGGCCGACGCCACTTCCTGAAGGTCGCGGGTGCCGGCGCGGCGGTGTTGGGCGCGCTTCCGCTCGGGAGCCGCCGTGCACGCGCGCAGGACGGGCTGGCCTGGGACAAGACGTTTCCCAGGAGCGCGCTCGTGAGCCACGAGAAGGTGGCGTTCTACAACCGGCTCGGCATCCACCTCGTGGCCGATCTCTACGTCCCGCGGAGTCTGGACCGAAGGACGCGCGCGTCGGCAATCGTCGTGGGTCATCCCTATGGCGGAGTGAAGGAGCAGACCTCCGGCCTCTATGCGCAGCGCATGGCCGAGCGCGGCTTCGTCACCATCGCATTCGATGCGTCGTACAACGGAGAGAGCGGAGGCCAGCCCCGCTCCATCGCTTCGGCGGAGGCGTTCGTCGAGGACTTCAGCGCCGCAATCGACTACCTCGGCGCGAGCCCGTTCGTCGACCGGAACCGAATCGGAGTCATCGGCATTTGTGGCAGTGGCGGCTTCGGCTTGGCGGCTGCGGAGATCGATCCGCGCATCAAGGCGATCGCCACCGTCAGCATGTACGACATCGGCCAGGCGACGCGGCAGGGACTGGCGGAGCGCCTGAACAGAGCCGAGCTCACGAGGGCCCTGGAGACGATCGCGGCACAACGCTGGGCCGAAGTGGACGGTGGACGACGAGCGATGGTGATCGGAACGCCCGAGGTCATCACCGACGGTTCGTCCGCGATCGAGAGAGAGTTCTTCGACTACTACCGCACGCCGCGGGGCCACCATCCGCGCTCGACCACGGCGATGTCGCTGACCAGCGGCGCCGCGATGTCGTTGTTCTGGTCGTTCGAGCATCTCGATTGGATCTCGCCGCGACCGGTCCTGTTCATCACGGGCGACCGAGCGCACTCACGGCTCTTCAGCGAGCACGCATTCCGGAGGGCCTCGGAGCCGAAGGAGCTCTACGTCGTGCCGGGCGCCGGCCACGTGGATCTCTACGACCGCGTGGGCCTCATCCCCTGGGACAAGCTCACGTCCTTCTTCGACGCGCATCTCGGGTGA
- a CDS encoding LOG family protein, producing MLKLWEVVNGLTRLRPSKQERYRVTIFGSARAEPGTFVYDETRRVARALTELGCDIVTGGGPGLMSAANAGASDAASGAGARSMGIRISLPFEQTPNAFVTQMYEHRTFFTRLHHFVLASDAYIVAPGGIGTVLEAMMIWQLLQVGHLSDKPLVFVGPMWSDLVRWARTHMLGADLAFASEQELSIPRCAVSSAEAIEVVRADHERWMRARKHED from the coding sequence GTGCTCAAGCTGTGGGAGGTCGTGAACGGCCTCACTCGGCTGCGCCCGTCCAAGCAGGAGCGCTACCGCGTGACGATCTTCGGATCCGCTCGCGCGGAGCCCGGAACGTTCGTCTACGACGAGACCCGCCGGGTGGCGAGAGCACTGACCGAGCTCGGGTGCGACATCGTCACTGGCGGCGGCCCGGGTCTCATGAGCGCGGCCAACGCGGGAGCCAGCGACGCGGCGAGTGGTGCCGGAGCCCGCTCGATGGGGATTCGCATCAGCCTGCCCTTCGAGCAGACACCGAATGCGTTCGTCACGCAGATGTACGAGCACCGGACCTTCTTCACGCGCCTGCATCATTTCGTGTTGGCGTCGGACGCGTACATCGTCGCGCCCGGCGGGATCGGGACGGTTCTCGAGGCGATGATGATCTGGCAGCTCCTGCAGGTCGGCCACCTGAGCGACAAGCCGCTCGTCTTCGTCGGGCCGATGTGGAGCGACCTCGTTCGATGGGCTCGCACCCACATGCTCGGTGCGGACCTGGCTTTCGCGTCCGAACAGGAGCTCTCGATTCCGCGGTGCGCGGTCTCGAGCGCCGAAGCGATCGAGGTCGTACGGGCGGATCACGAACGCTGGATGCGCGCTCGCAAGCACGAGGACTGA